The following are encoded together in the Capsulimonas corticalis genome:
- a CDS encoding transposase, with amino-acid sequence MTKELVSDELGELVAPFIPASKPKKISGRPRVADRKALDGILFILRTGIPWEYLPQEMSGIRTSASASNGM; translated from the coding sequence GTGACAAAAGAATTAGTCTCGGACGAACTTGGGGAACTCGTCGCGCCTTTCATTCCGGCGTCAAAACCCAAAAAGATTTCCGGCCGGCCCCGTGTTGCGGATCGCAAGGCGTTGGACGGCATTCTGTTTATCCTGCGCACCGGCATTCCCTGGGAATATCTGCCCCAGGAAATGTCAGGCATACGCACCTCTGCTAGCGCATCGAATGGGATGTAA
- a CDS encoding ferritin-like domain-containing protein, which translates to MELKELNDLYIDELKDLYNAEHQILEALPKMADTATSPKLKKAFQTHIKQTQVHVQRLEQIFEGLGENPAGKICKAMKGLVAEGAEMIKEKATPAVKDAGLITSAQRVEHYEMAGYGSVRTFAKQLGYVEAAVLLQTTLDEEQQTDLDLTALAEATINKKAASGAA; encoded by the coding sequence ATGGAACTTAAGGAACTGAACGACCTTTACATCGATGAACTCAAAGACCTCTACAACGCCGAACATCAGATTTTGGAGGCTTTGCCCAAGATGGCGGATACCGCAACTTCGCCGAAGCTAAAGAAAGCGTTTCAGACGCACATTAAGCAGACACAAGTCCATGTGCAGCGTCTGGAGCAAATCTTTGAGGGTCTGGGTGAAAATCCCGCTGGTAAGATCTGTAAGGCAATGAAGGGACTTGTTGCCGAAGGCGCGGAAATGATCAAGGAGAAGGCTACGCCGGCAGTTAAGGACGCTGGCCTGATCACGTCAGCCCAGCGTGTGGAGCACTATGAGATGGCTGGCTACGGCTCGGTCCGAACCTTCGCCAAGCAACTTGGCTATGTTGAGGCAGCTGTTCTGCTCCAAACAACTCTGGATGAAGAGCAGCAGACTGATCTGGACTTGACCGCTCTGGCGGAAGCGACGATCAACAAGAAGGCTGCGTCTGGGGCGGCTTAA